The following DNA comes from Methanothermus fervidus DSM 2088.
TTTTTAATAAATATTTCAAAACATTGTTGAAGGAAGGAGTTTTTGTTCCACCGTCACAATTTGAGTGTTGTTTTATATCTGATGCTCATGACTACAAAATTCTTGATAATACACTTGAAAAAATTGAGACTTCTCTTAAAAAATTAAAAAATGAATAACATGGTTTCAATAGCTATTGGTGTTGGAAAAAATAAAAATGTAGAAAAAGCAGTTAAAAATGTAAATTTTGATGTTTTATTAGCCCATTCTGAAGATGAGCTAATTGAAATGATAGAAAATAATGAAGCCGATGCTTATGTAAGAGGTTCTTTATCTTCATCAATAATTCTCAAACTTAGAAAAATGGGTGAAATTCATAGAGCATCCCTAATAGAAACAAATGGAAAAAGATTCTTTTTAACACCAGTGGGGATCGATGAAGGTAGAACTCTCAAAGAAAAGCTTAAAATAATTAAAAAATGTTATAATTTTTTTAAAAAAATAAATTTAAAACCTAAGATAGCTATACTTTCAGGTGGTCGTAAGGAAGATGTGGGAAGGTCAATAGAAGTTGATAAATCCATAGAGGAAGGTGAAAAATTAGAAAAACTTGCAAAAGATATGGGTGCCAAACATTACTATATATTAATAGAGAAGGCAATAAAAGATGGATGTAATCTTGTCGTTGCACCAAATGGTATTTGTGGAAATTTAATTTTTAGGTCTTTAGTGTTAGTAGGTTCAGCTAAAAGTTATGGGGCAATTTCTTTGGGAATAGATCCAATATTTATAGATACATCAAGATCTCAAACTGTAGAAGGATATATGAGAGCTCTAAAATTTGCAAAATATCTTGCAACAAAATTTAAAAAGGAAGGACAATGTCATTAACAAAACCTATTTATAAACTTTATGAATGGCACTTAAAAAGAAATTTAGACAAAAACAAAATACCGAAGCATGTGGCTATAATTATGGATGGTAACAGACGATATGCTAGATTAATAGGTAGTAAAGATCCAACAATTGGTCACAAGAAGGGTGTTAAAACATTGGAAAAACTACTTGATTGGTGTATAGAACTTGGAATAAAGATTGTAACTGTTTATGCTTTTTCAACCGAAAATTTTAAAAGACCAAAACATGAAGTCAAAAAGCTAATGAAACTTTTCGAGGAAAATTTCAAAAGGATAAAAACTGATAAAAAAATTCATAAAAATAAAATAAGAGTAAAAGCTATTGGAAAATTAGAATTATTACCTAAAAATTTGAGGAAAGCTATAAAAGAAGCAGAAGAAGCTACAAAACATTACAAAGAAAGGTTGTTAAATGTTGCTATTGGTTATGATGGTCGCCAAGAAATTGTTGATGCAGTGAAAAAAATTGCTAAAAAAGTTAAAGAAGGTAAACTTTCACTAAATGAAATAAACGAAGAGGTTGTTGATAAACATCTTTATACAGCGGAAGTAGAGGATCCACAATTAATTATAAGGACTAGTGGAGAAGAAAGATTGAGTGGTTTCTTGCTATGGCAGTCCTCCTATTCTGAACTTTATTTCTGTGATAGTTTATGGCCAGAATTCAGGAAGGTAGATTTTTTGAGAGCTATAAGATCATATCAACAAAGAGAAAGAAGATTTGGTAGGTGAAAAAATTGATAGACATTCATTGCCATCTTGATTTCAAAAATTTCAATAAGGATCGTGAAGAAGTCATAAATCGTGCAAAAAAGAAATTGACAGCTGTTATTAATTCTGGAGCATCATATGAAGGTAATAAAAAAACTTTAAAACTTTCTAAAGAATATGAGGGATTCATATACCCAACACTTGGTTTTCATCCAACAAATAATGAGCCTATAGATAGAACCATCGAAGAAATAGAGAAAAATGTAGAGTATATAGTTGGTATTGGTGAAGTTGGAATGGACTTTTATCGTGTGGAAGATCCTGAAGAAAGAAAAAAACAAGAACATATTTTTAAAAAATTTATAGAGCTTTCAAATGAATATGAACTCCCTCTGGTTATTCATGCAAGAGAATGTGAAGATCGCGTGTTTGAAATAGTTAAGGAACTTAAAGATGATTCAAATGTTGTGTTTCATTGTTATAGTGGAAGTGTAGAGCTTGCTAAAAAAATATTAGAAGAAGGATATTATATTTCTGTTCCAACTCTTGTATGTTTTTCAAAACATCATCAAAATATTGTAAAAAATTTACCTCTGGAAAAAATTTTAACAGAGACTGATAGTCCATTTTTATCCCCTTATAGAGGTAAAAGAAACGAACCATCATTTGTTGAAGAAGCTGTTAAAAAAATAGCTGAACTAAAATCCGTGAGCATAGAAAAAGTAGATGAAATAACAGATAGAAATGCTAGAAAAGTTTTTAATATTGGGTGATCACTTGAGACCTTATGTGATTCTAAATGCTGCAATGACTCTTGATGGTAAAATTGCCACTAAAACCTATGACTCTAAAATTTCAGGTGAGGAGGATCTCATCAGAGTCCATAAATTAAGAAAAGAATGTGATGGAATAATGGTAGGTATAAATACTGTCATTATAGATGATCCAAGATTAACCGTGCATAAAATAAATTCGAAGCCATCTGATAACCCTGTGAGAGTTATTGCTGACAGTAGAGCAAGAACTCCATTGAATGCAAGAGTATTAAATAATGAAGCACCTACAGTAATCGCTGTTAGCGAGAAAGCTAAAAATGAAAAAGTTGAAAAGCTTAAAAAAAGAGCAAAAGTGTTAGTACTTGGAAAGGAAAGAGTTGACCTCGTGGCACTAATGGAAAAACTCAAAGACATGGGAATAAATAAATTAATGTTAGAAGGAGGATCTACATTAAATTTTTCCATGTTATCCAAAGGTTTAGTCGACGAGGTTAGAGTTTGTGTAGCTCCAATGATTGTTGGTGGTAAAGATGCAAAAACCTTAGTTGATGGACCTGGCTTTGAAAAAATGGATGAAGCAATAAAATTAAAATTAAAGAAATATTATACACTTGGTAAAGATTTAATTTTAGAATATAAAGTTATCTATTGATTATTCTTTTCGGATATTTATCTAAAGCTTTTTTTGCAATTTTTTTTGGTAATCCTGAGCCTATTGCTAATTTATAAGCAAAATTGTAATCTATGAGATCTTCAGGTGAATGTGCATCACTGTTAACAACAACGGGAATATCTAACTCCATTGCTATTTTTGCAACATGACCATTTGATAAACAATGTCCAGCCCTAGAGGTTATTTCAAGTGCCACATCATTTTCTTTGGCTATTTCAGCATCTTCATAGCTTATTAATCCTGGATGTGCTAATATGTCAACTTCAGGACATTCCACCGCAGCATGGTTTGTGCCCTTTGCAACAGGTTCAACTAAAGATTCTCCATGAACTAATATTATTTCTGCGCCTAAATTTCTGGCTTTATTTGCTAATTTTTCTATCACTTCTGGAGGTACATGTGTTATCTCTACACCAGGAATAACTTTAATTTCCCAATTTTCTTCGATGTCATCTACAACTCTAATAATATTCTCAACACAATATATATTTGAGTGATCAACATGATCTGTTATTGCAATAGCTTCATGTCCTAAAAATTTTGCGCGACGGGCTATTTCCGAAGGTATAAGATCTCCATCACTAAATATACTATGAATATGCAAGTCTATCCTCTTCATTTAATTCCCTCCTAAAAAGTGATTAACATGGTTTCGGTATTTGTCCCATCTCATATAACAGGATTTTTCCAAGTGGTAGATCATAATAATCCTCTCAAAAAAGGGTCAAGAGGTGCTGGTATAGTAATAAATAGAGGAGTGACAACTACAGTAAAGTCTTCTAATAAGACTAAGATAGATGGTTTGGAGATAATTGCTAAAAAAGTTATTGAAGTAATGAAAAGATATTACAACATTGGAAATATTAAAGTTAAACATGAGATTGACGTACCTATTGGATGTGGATTAGGAGTTTCAGGTGCATGTGCTTTAGGCACTGCCATTGGAATTGCTAAAGAATTAAAATTACCTATAACTCTCAACCAAGCAGCTGATTTCGCACATTTAGCAGAAGTTGAGCTCAAAACAGGTTTGGGGGACGTTATTGCAGAGTTGTCTGGCGGGTTAGTTATAAGAACTAGAGAAGGTGCTCCTAGTTATGGAAAAATAGATAAAATAATTGTTCCATCACTTTATGTTATAATAAAGGTATTGGATAAGATAAATACACCTGCTATTTTAAAAGATAAGTTATATTTAGAAAAAATAAACAAGATTGGGGAAAAAATGTTGAAGAAGATATTGATACAACCTTCACTAAAAAATTTTCTAAATTTATCTTCTAACTTTTCTAAAAAGATATCTATAGTGACACCTGAAATTAAAGATATAATGGATATTATGAATGAAGAAACAATTGGGTCTTCTGTAGCAATGTTAGGTAAAACAATATTTGGAATATCTGAAACTCCAGAAACTTCATTAGATGATGTAATAATTGCAAAAATTGATTTTACTGGCGCTAGAATCTTATAATAATAAATCCTGGGGGCAAATCCTATGATAGGTAAAAAAATTAGGATGGAACGAATATTTGATAGAGAAAGTAAAAAAACTGTTATAGTACCCATGGACCATGGAGTGTCTCTTGGTCCAATAAAGGGCCTAAAAAACATGCCTAAAATAATAGATGAAGTAGCAAATGGGGGAGCAAATGCTGTATTATTACACAAAGGCATGGTTGAAGCTGGTCACAGAGGATATGGAAGAGATATTGGACTTATAGTGCATCTTTCAGCTAGTACTTCTTTAGGACCAGATCCAAACCACAAAGTACTTGTAACAACTGTTGAGGAAGCTATAAAGCTTGGAGCTGATGCAGTATCAGTACATGTCAATGTAGGATCTGAAGAGGAAGCAGAAATGTTAACAAAATTAGGCATGGTTGCTGAAGCATGTAGAGAATGGTCAATGCCATTATTATCTATGATGTATCCTAGAGGCAAAAAAATTGAAAATGAGCACGATGTTGAAGTTGTTAAATTAGCTGCTCGTGTTGGAGCTGAATTAGGATCAGATGTTGTAAAAACAAATTATACAGGAGATCCAGATAGCTTCAAAGAAGTTGTAAAGGGTTGTCCAGTGCCAGTGGTTATTGCAGGAGGACCCAAAGTTGAAACAGAAGAAGAATTTTTAGAAATGGTAAAAGGTGCTATAGAAGCAGGAGCATCTGGAGTTGCAATTGGTAGAAATATATTCCAAGCAGAATCTCCTGAAAAGATGACAAAAGCTGTTTCTGCAATAGTACATAAAAACTTTGATGTAGAAGAAGCATTGGAAATTTTAAAGGAGTAAATGAAAATGAAGTTCATATGGTTACTTTTGCCTAAAGGGGACTGGGAATACAAAAAGAAATTTGTAACAACAGCCTTAGAATCAGGAATTGATCATATAGTGGACTTTAGTAACGATATCGACAAAATTAAAAAACTTGGTAATATTAAAGTTATATCAAATAGAGAAAATGCGGACATATTTTTAATTGGTAAAAATGGAGAAGGAAATGGTACATTGTCTGTTCCTAGTGATGCTAAAGAATCTAAAGATATTGCAACTGCTACGAGTTTTAAGAAAAAGGGAAAAGTTACTGCTGCATATGTAGAGGTAACTAGTAAAAAACATGAAAAATTAGCTAGAAACATTGGGAAAGTTGTGGATTATGTAATATTGGTTGGCAAAGATTGGAAGGTAATACCTCTAGAAAATGTAATAGCAGATTTACAGGGTGAAAAAGCAAAAATAATTGCGGCAGTTTCAGACGTTGATGAAGCAAAAGTGGCATTGGAAACATTGGAACATGGAGCTGATGGTATATTAATACAGCCATCAAAACTATCTGAAATAAAAGAATTTGTAAAAGTGGTTGAAGACATTGAAGCAAAGAGATATGATCTCAAAACAGCTAAGATAACTAAGATAAAACCTGTGGGATCTGGTGACAGAGTATGTATAGATACGTGTTCATTGATGAATATTGGTGAAGGAATGCTTGTTGGATCTTATTCTCATGGATTTTTCTTAGTTCATAGTGAAACTCTTGAAAGTGAATATGTTGAGGCAAGACCTTTCAGAGTAAATGCAGGGCCAGTGCATGCATATATAATGATGCCTAACCACAAAACCAAATATCTTTCAGAATTAAAAAGTGGCGATGAGGTCTTAATTGTTGACAGTAAAGGCAATGGAAGAAAAGCTATTGTAGGCAGAGTAAAAATCGAGAAAAGACCTTTATTGCTTATAGAAGCTGAGTGTGAAGGTATGAAAATTGCAACTTTACTTCAAAATGCAGAAACAATTAGACTTGTAAATGAAAAAGGTAAGCCAGTGTCAGTTTCAGAGTTAAAAGAAGGTGATAAAGTATTAGTTCATATAGAAGAAAGCGCCAGACATTTTGGAATGGCTATAAAAGAAAGTATAATTGAGAAATAGGTGATAAGTTGAGAACTTTTTTAGCTATTGATCTCGATTCAGAGTTACATCAAAAAGTAATTGAAATTCAGAAAAAATTAAAGGAAACTAAAGCAGACATAAAATTTGTAACACCTGAAAATTTACATTTTACACTTAAATTTTTTGGTAATATTGATGAAAAACAATTAAATGAAATATCAAATATTGTTAAAAAGAGTATAGAAGATTTTCATGAGTTTGAATTGCATCTGAAAGGCATTGGAGTTTTTCCAAATAAAAAATATATTCGTGTCATTTGGATTGGTGTAGACAATCCTGAATATTTCATCAAGTTACAGAAAAAATTAGACATTGAATTTAATAAAATAGGTTTTGATTTGGAAAGAGATTACGTTCCTCATTTAACCATTGGCAGGGTAAAAACTGCAAGAAATAAAGATAGATTAATCAAAAAAATAAATGAATTAGAAAATGTAACTGTAGGTTCGATGAAAGTTAAAGAATTATCTCTCAAAAAAAGTATATTGAGGCCTGAAGGTCCAAAGTACAAAGACTTACAAATATTCACTCTTAGTAAGTGATACTATGAAGTACAGAGAAATATTGGATGAAATAAAACCTAAAAAGTCTGAAAAGGAAAAAATAGAAACGCTTTGCAAAACATTAATTGACAATATTAATGACATTGCCAAGAAAGAAAACATACCTGTTGAGGCAACACTTGTAGGTTCTGTTGCAAAAGGCACATGGCTTTCTGGAAAAGCAGATATAGATATTTTTCTACCATTTCCATTAACTACACCAGAAGATGAACTCAGAGAAAAAGGCTTATATCTAGGACATGAATGCATAAAAAAAGTTGGGGGAAAAGCTGAAGAAAAATATGCTGCACATCCATATGTTACTGGTCATATACAGGGATATGAAGTTGATTTTGTACCATGTTATAAAATAAAAGATGCTAATCAACTTAGATCAGCCGTAGATCGAACACTATTACATACAAAATATATACAAGAAAATTTAGATGAAGAGAAGAAAGATGAAGTGTTGTTGCTAAAAAAATTTATGGAAGGAATTGAAACCTATGGTTCAGAATTTAAAGTTGGTGGTTTTTCAGGTTATTTATGCGAACTTTTAATCCTTTATTATGATTCATTTGAAAATGTTTTAAAGGCTGCCAGTAATGAATGGAGACCTGGTTATGTTATAGATATAGAAAATTATGGAACTTCAAGGAAATTTAGAGATCCTTTAATAGTTATAGATCCTGTTGATAAAAATAGAAATGTTGCCTCTGCATTAACAATGCAAAAAATGACTGAATTTATAGTTGCAGCTAGAAATTTCCTTGAAAATCCAAAAAAAGATTACTTTTACCCTGTGAAACTTAAAGTTTCAAAAGAAGAATTAAAAAAAGAAATTAAAAAAAGAGGAAGTAGGATAGTTGCAGTTATCTTTAAACATCCAAAATTACCTGCAGACACACTTTATCCACAATTGAAAAAAACAGAAATGTCCATTAAGAAGCATTTAAACAAAGAAGGATTTAAAGTGCTTAGAAGTGGACACTGGAGTAATGAAGAAGATTTAGGATTTTTAATATTTGAATTTGAAGTTTGGAGATTACCTAAATATAAAAAACATTTTGGTCCGAAATTTTGGATAAAAAAACATTATTACAGGTTTTTAAGAAAATATGGTAAAGAAAATGTGTGGGTAGAGAAAGACAGAGTTGTATCAAGAAGGGAAAGGAAAAATTACAAAGTAGAATCTTATATAAAAGAATTATTAAAAAGTGGAAAAATAAGAGTAGGTAAAGACATTAAAAATTATGTTAGTAAATCCAAGGTAATGAATGAAACAGAATTCTTAGATTATGTGCCAAAACAATCTTTAGAATTTCTAAAAAAATTTTTAAATCCAGGCATACATTTATGGAGATAGAGGGGCAATGAAATTCAGAGAAATCAGTGAAGAAGAAAGAAGGAGATATTATAGACATTGGAGTGTAAAAAAAGTACCTAAATTTATAATAAAATCTCTAAAATTTAGAGAATTTGCTTTTGATCATGATGGAAGTGGTCCTAGCGATAGATACCGTAGCTTTAAAAATAAGAGAAAGTTAGAGAAATTCATCAAAATTAGGGCACCTTATGCTATATATTCTTCAGTAGCATTCTATGAGAAACCTCATAAAAGAGAAGGTTGGAAAGGGGCAGAACTTGTTTTTGATATAGATGCAAAAGATTTGCCTATTAAAAAATGTAAATGTAAAAATGCATGTGAAATTTGTTTAGAACAGGCAAAAGACATTGTTAAAATAATAAACAGTATATTAAGGAATGATTTTGGATTAGAAAAAATTCATATTATTTATTCTGGTCGTGGATACCATATTCGTGTTCTTGATAAAGATGTTTTGGAATTGGATAGTGAAGTGAGGCGTGAGATATTAAAATATGTTGTTGGTTGGGATGATCCAGGCAGCGATGTATTTTTCACAATACCAATAGGTTATCCCAAAGTATTTACAAAGTGGATGAAATATATTTTTTTAAATATTGATGAGAATTCCAAAGTTGAGGGAATATCACGCTATACCTTAAGAAAAATTAGGAAAAATAGAGAAAAAATTAAAAAAAATGAATTTGGTAAACTTAGAATCAATTTAAAAAGATTGATAGATCCTATAAGAAATATAAATTCAAAACTTGTTGATACAAAAGTCACAATTGATGTTAATAGGATCCTCAGATTACCTGGAAGTGTTCATTCAAAAGTTGGAGCAGTGTGTACAGAAGTCAATAGCTTAGATGACTTTAATCCAGAGGAGTGTTTAATATGAAAATATTTTTCATTGATCCATTGAGTAAAGAAGGTAAAGAAATAATTAGGCAAGATGATTCTCTAGATAATTTATTTGATAAACAAAGTATTGGGTACAGTTATGCTGACATTGGATTGGCTAGATTAAAATGGTATTTTAATAAAAATTTCAGAGAATATGAATTTTTGTTTGATGAAAATATTGCAGAGTATGATGTAAAAGCTTTCTATGCATTGGCTCAGGCAATTGCAATAAAATTTGGGTCTAGTTCTCGTGAATCACGAATATTAATAGATTCACAAAAAGAACTAACTAAAGAAAGATTAAAATTATATCCCAGGTTAGAGGAAAAATTCATTGAAAAATTTGGAGACATTGTCAAGTGGACAGAATTAAAAGATGCCATAAAATATGGTAATATACGGTTTAAAGATTTATTGCTAGATGAAGGTAAAGTAATTTTAAGTGAAAAAAAATTTCAGGAAAAATTTGGAAAAAGATTTAAAAATAGAGATATTGGAAGGTTTTATAGGAAAATTGTAGGAAATAAACTAAAAGATATTATTTCAGGAATAGTCGCTGCAAAAGTCAAAAAATATATTAACAAAGTTTATGAGAAGGTTAAATCTCAAGAAATTAAACCACATCCTAATATCAAAAAGATTGCAAAAGAAATATCTAGGATAACCACACGTCCCTCAAACATTGTTATAAAGCCAATGAAAAAATCTCCACTGGATCCTAATGCATTTCCACCTTGTATAAAAAAAGCATTACAGGGTGTAAAATCAGGCTTAAGAAATTATGCCATAGTTACACTTTTAACACCTTTTCTTTCACGTGCAAGACTTTGTCCAACGCTTTCTGGAAAGCGTAACTTAAAGATCTCTGATTATGATCCTAAGTTGAATATATTAAAAAATGAGATACTTCCAATGATTTATAAAGCTGCAGAGAGATGTGACCCTCCTCTTTTTGAAGACGATCCACAAGAAAAACGTAATATAATTGCTAAATTAGGTTTTGGACTTCATGAGGAACCTCATCTTGAAAATGAAGGGGAAAGCGAATGGTATTCTCCAATGAATTGTGATAAAATTCAAATATATGCTCCTGAATTATGTGATCCTGATGAAACATGTAAAAAAGTCAACAATCCTCTAGTATATTATTTAAAAAAGAAAGGAGGGGATTAGTTTGAAAATTTTTGTAACTTGTGCACTGCCATATGCAAATGGTCCATTACATCTTGGTCATTTACGATCAACCTATATTCCAGCAGACATATATTCAAGATATCAACGTATGGTTGGAAATGATGTATTATTTGTTTGTGCAACAGATGAACATGGGACTCCAATAGCAGTTAAGGCAGAAAAAGAAGGAAAAGATCCATTAGAAATAACAACAAAATATTATAAGAAAATAAAATCAGATTTAGATAAATGTGATATTTCATTTGATAATTTTTCAAGGACTAGCAGCGATATTCATTATAAAGTTGCACAAAATTTTTTCTTGAAATTGTATAAGAAAGGATACATTTATGAAAAAGAAATAAAACAATTCTATTGTACGAATTGTAAAAGGTTTTTACCTGATAGATATGTGGAAGGTATTTGTCCATACTGTGATTCTGAAGGTGCAAGAGGAGACCATTGTGAAGTATGTGGTAGACATCTAGAAGTTTTAGAACTTATAAAACCACGGTGTATATTATGTTCTGGAGAACCTGAAATAAGGAAATCAAAACATTATTTTTTTAAATTATCAAAATTTCAGAAGAAATTGAAGGAATGGGTTGAAAATAATGAAGAATTACCATCAAATGTCAAAAATTATACATTAGAATGGCTAAAGGAAGGATTAAATGATTGGATAATGACAAGAGATATGAAATGGGGAGTACCAGTTCCTCTTGAAGATGCTGAAGGAAAAGTTATATATGTTTGGGGGGAAGCATTCCTTGGATATATTTCCTCAGCTATTGAGTGGTCAAAGAAAAATAAAAAAGATTGGAAAGAATATTGGGACAGTGGGGCCATACATTTCATTGGAAAAGATATAATATATCACCACACAATCTTTTGGCCTGCTATGTTAATGGCCTATGGTTGTAAACTTCCAAGGACTGTGATAGCTGGTGAATATTTATCATTAGAAGGAAAAAAGATGTCTACAAGTAAAAATTGGGTGGTTTGGGTCTCAGATTTTTTAAAGAGATTTGATTCCGATCTTTTAAGGTATTATTTAACAATTAATGCTCCATTAACAAGAGACACAGATTTCTCTTGGGATGATTTCCAGAGAAGAGTAAATGATGAGCTTGCTGACATCCTTGGAAATTTCATCCATAGAGCTCTAATGTTCACTTATAGATTTTTTGATGCAAAAATACCAGAACCTTCAGAGTTTGGAGAGAAAGATATTGAATTTGAAGAAAGGATAAAAGAATCTCCAAAAATTGTTGGAAATTTCATAGAAAATTTTAAATTTAGAGATGGATTAATAGAGATAATGAAATTAGCAAGAGATGGTAATAAATACTTTAATGATCAAGAGCCGTGGAAAACATTCAAAGAAAATAAATATAAGGCTGCAACTTGCATATATTTATGTGACCAGGCTGTAAAAGCTATTGGAGTCTTAATAAAACCATATTTACCAAAAACTTCTTCAAATATTTTAAGCATGCTGAATCTAGATGATAATGTAAGATGGGAAGATGCAAATGAATTTATAGAGCCAAATCATAAAATAAATAAACCTAAACCATTATTTTCAAAAATAAAATCAGAAGTAATTGAGAAAGAAAAAACCAAATTAAAAGAAAAGGTAAAAAATGAATGAAGAAGGATTAATAAGCAGAACAGAAAGATTACTTTCGGAAATAAAAAAAAGTAGCATTAAGGTAGATGACTTAAGGTCTTATGATAAAGCTTTTAAAATTTATAGAAAATTAAAGAGTACTCTTAATAAGCTTGAAAAAATTAAAAAAACAATGGAACTAAAGGGTTATAGAAGTCCATATAGGTCCATAGCTAAATATTCAACTTACATTGAAGAACCTATTCATGAAGAGCCACATGAAATGGCTAGACATGCTAGATATTTCAGAATAAAAGCT
Coding sequences within:
- a CDS encoding methionyl-tRNA synthetase (COGs: COG0143 Methionyl-tRNA synthetase~InterPro IPR001412: IPR014758: IPR002304: IPR009080: IPR 015413: IPR014729~KEGG: mth:MTH587 methionyl-tRNA synthetase~PFAM: tRNA synthetase class I (M)~SPTR: O26687 Methionyl-tRNA synthetase~TIGRFAM: methionyl-tRNA synthetase~PFAM: tRNA synthetases class I (M)~TIGRFAM: methionyl-tRNA synthetase) translates to MKIFVTCALPYANGPLHLGHLRSTYIPADIYSRYQRMVGNDVLFVCATDEHGTPIAVKAEKEGKDPLEITTKYYKKIKSDLDKCDISFDNFSRTSSDIHYKVAQNFFLKLYKKGYIYEKEIKQFYCTNCKRFLPDRYVEGICPYCDSEGARGDHCEVCGRHLEVLELIKPRCILCSGEPEIRKSKHYFFKLSKFQKKLKEWVENNEELPSNVKNYTLEWLKEGLNDWIMTRDMKWGVPVPLEDAEGKVIYVWGEAFLGYISSAIEWSKKNKKDWKEYWDSGAIHFIGKDIIYHHTIFWPAMLMAYGCKLPRTVIAGEYLSLEGKKMSTSKNWVVWVSDFLKRFDSDLLRYYLTINAPLTRDTDFSWDDFQRRVNDELADILGNFIHRALMFTYRFFDAKIPEPSEFGEKDIEFEERIKESPKIVGNFIENFKFRDGLIEIMKLARDGNKYFNDQEPWKTFKENKYKAATCIYLCDQAVKAIGVLIKPYLPKTSSNILSMLNLDDNVRWEDANEFIEPNHKINKPKPLFSKIKSEVIEKEKTKLKEKVKNE
- a CDS encoding DNA primase, small subunit (COGs: COG1467 Eukaryotic-type DNA primase catalytic (small) subunit~InterPro IPR014052: IPR002755~KEGG: mth:MTH585 DNA primase small subunit~PFAM: DNA primase small subunit~SPTR: O26685 Probable DNA primase small subunit~TIGRFAM: DNA primase, small subunit~PFAM: Eukaryotic and archaeal DNA primase small subunit~TIGRFAM: DNA primase, eukaryotic-type, small subunit, putative) — encoded protein: MKFREISEEERRRYYRHWSVKKVPKFIIKSLKFREFAFDHDGSGPSDRYRSFKNKRKLEKFIKIRAPYAIYSSVAFYEKPHKREGWKGAELVFDIDAKDLPIKKCKCKNACEICLEQAKDIVKIINSILRNDFGLEKIHIIYSGRGYHIRVLDKDVLELDSEVRREILKYVVGWDDPGSDVFFTIPIGYPKVFTKWMKYIFLNIDENSKVEGISRYTLRKIRKNREKIKKNEFGKLRINLKRLIDPIRNINSKLVDTKVTIDVNRILRLPGSVHSKVGAVCTEVNSLDDFNPEECLI
- a CDS encoding DNA primase, large subunit (COGs: COG2219 Eukaryotic-type DNA primase large subunit~InterPro IPR007238~KEGG: msi:Msm_0073 DNA primase large subunit~PFAM: DNA primase, large subunit~SPTR: A5UJA0 DNA primase, large subunit (Eukaryotic-type)~PFAM: Eukaryotic and archaeal DNA primase, large subunit); translated protein: MKIFFIDPLSKEGKEIIRQDDSLDNLFDKQSIGYSYADIGLARLKWYFNKNFREYEFLFDENIAEYDVKAFYALAQAIAIKFGSSSRESRILIDSQKELTKERLKLYPRLEEKFIEKFGDIVKWTELKDAIKYGNIRFKDLLLDEGKVILSEKKFQEKFGKRFKNRDIGRFYRKIVGNKLKDIISGIVAAKVKKYINKVYEKVKSQEIKPHPNIKKIAKEISRITTRPSNIVIKPMKKSPLDPNAFPPCIKKALQGVKSGLRNYAIVTLLTPFLSRARLCPTLSGKRNLKISDYDPKLNILKNEILPMIYKAAERCDPPLFEDDPQEKRNIIAKLGFGLHEEPHLENEGESEWYSPMNCDKIQIYAPELCDPDETCKKVNNPLVYYLKKKGGD